Part of the Nicotiana sylvestris chromosome 2, ASM39365v2, whole genome shotgun sequence genome, ttattttgctgcaacgctgaaagtttcagcataatatactggagattggagcacctgtatatgaacttccagtataatatgttggaccagtatattatactgaaactccaGTGTATTATACTGGAAGtgtagtatattatactggaaccagaatattatactggaactctagtatattatgctgaaatattttccggattttgaatagtgttttcgtttagatttatctttacatgaaaaatgataaaaatttaattacttttgaaactgtggctatttttcaattaccacttgtaaatctagctatttttgaatttcacccgaAATGCACGGAATCGTGACAATTCGCTAGTTGCTACTGAGAATTATAACAGGATAATACCTTGAACAAAAATAGATCTATAATATAATCGAATTGTGATATTAAATATGATCATAAGAGGGGGAACAAGTGCCAATCATTATGGGAACTAGAGAGAAACCAAATGCCATTAGTTAGCGATAGGAGTGTTTAATCTATCAACGTTAGATAAGTATGGAGTAATAAAAATAGCCACCTGATTATATGAGTTTAGGTCTCGATGGTTGACATACGGAAAACAAAACTTTAGATATAATATGAAGTTTAACAATATCACTTTTATTTTCTACACAAATAACTATTCATAGTTTAATGTATCTTTGTTATTGGCATCAAATATTTGACTATGAGTACATTTTATTGACAAGTCTATAGTTCAGATATGATTATTACCTTTTGAAGTTAAAGCTCCAAATATGACAAGAGTCTAATGTCAAATGTCAGATGTTCCAACTAAAGAAATTGTTCAATTTGATTTTAATGATCATCTTGCTTATGCAAAATTTCGAAGAATAGGTACAAAGCCAATCAACTTTAAAAAAGTCTTTACGCAACTCAATTCCTATCCACAAAATGGACAACGAAAAATGAATATTGAAGTAAAGTGGCTTTTTCTAGTCAAATCCCTTTCAATCAAAAATCTCATGAACTAACTTTAAAGTTACAACTTTTGAAAAAATCACATGCCTTCACTTTATGCAAAGTCCAACTACACATTGTAACAGctaaaagataagaaaaaagagaagaaaaaaaaagttttacGCAATTTCAGATGAATAAGATCATTCAAAGGTTTTAATTGGAGATTGGATTGCATATGTTGATCAATTGaacaagaaaagagagaaaatttgAGCTCACACattcaaagtaaaataaaatattaaggGCTTTGGTCATTTAACACATCAACAAATCATTGTATTAAGGGCTTAATACACGCTTAACGACGTAAAACCACACTAAACTCTTTTTAGTCTTTTTCCCAAAATAGGAAACCCCAAAAAATGCCTCTTTAGTATCGTTAAATTAGTTAATTACAAAATAACCCTACCGGCAAATTCGCCGGAGTAAGATCAATTTCGATCAAATTCTCTTCCTCAACTTCGCTATTTCTCCTGCAAAAATCCAATTcaatctctatcaactcttctcTATCTTCCTCCTCGTCCCACCGGAAATACAAATTCTCCCGCGAGTCCCAGTTTCCGATGACCGGCGAATCCCCGTCAGACGAACTATCCGTATCCGTTTCCGGGTAATATAGTGACAACGACGCGTACCTCTGAATAACCCTTAACTCTTCCTCTCTCTTCTCCTCTGTAcattcctcttcttctccttcgtACGCTTCGTATATAACCTCCAATGGCGCCCTCACATTCCACTCCACAAAGCTGTCACCGCAAAACGGTCTCGGTTCCGGGTCATACACCGAATCCTTTCCACAAACGGCGTCCATAGAGGATTCGACGAAGCAGTCGGAATCCCGGTCGGGTTTAGGCTCCGGGTCAAACACCGAATCCTTTTCACAGTTGGAGCCTACATTTGATTCGACGAAGCAGTTGTCATGAAACCGTATTGGGTCCGGATCCCGGTTGGGTTTAGGTTCCGGGTCAAACACACAATCCTTTTCACAGCTGGTGCAATCATCATGGTAAGCAAAATCACGCGAAACTTGTAATGATGGGTCCTTGGATTCGGGTTTTTTAGCTCTTTGAGCTGCACCGAGTTTGAGAAGGGAAAGTAATAAAAGTGAAGTGGAGATGAGGACTGGAGAAAAAGCAGTGGTGGTGGGGAAGTAGAGGAGAATGAGAGCGTAGAGAGTGACAATGGTGGACATTAGAGAATGGGATGCCATAGGGTTGTGTAGTGGTTGTTCAGTGGGAATGGCATTTATTTTGGTTGAATTTTCTTCCATGGAAAGTGAGATATTGAATATGGAGGGAGGATTTAATTGTCTTGACTTTTTCTTTTCCTCCATTTAAGAGGAAATCAACATAAGAAGAGAACAAGAAAGAGTGGAAGTTCCATTGGAGTGATTGAATGAGCGCTTATGTATGCAATGCTTATATATATGTGTTTCTATATACAGTCAAAGCCGGATTTAGAAGTTGAAGTCATTAATATATTTCAAATCAAAAAAACAAAAAGTGAGTGAGAAATACTATTCTATTGGACTATATTTTTGTAAGAAGAAGTGtttatttagttttaatatatattttctcCGGtccatttaaaatgtcatttaagaaTTAAACGCATTCATTCAGATAATTATTTTATAGCTTTAATTGTAAGAATTGTTTGGCTAAATTATTCTTTATCCTTTttcaaaataatacaataactattgGGAATTTTTAGATAATTTGTTCTGAGCAATGATAAATTGGGGAAAAAAGAAATTAATTGCTTCCTTAGTTCTCTAATGTGACACTAATTTTGAAATGGATTTGTGTGATTAATACAAATGAAGTGAAGGTAATATTTGAGTCCAAATTAAGAGTTCCCTTAGGTAGCACAAAGAAACATGTGGCTTGCCCGTAAGAACAGCCCAATACACAAAACATCTCGCATTCAtataaagttaaaaaaaaaattgcatcTTACGAAGACGTAGTATAGGCAACCTACCCTAATATTAATAACTGATTTCATGGCTAAACTCGTAACCTACGGATCACACGAATACAACTTTATTATTGTTCCAAGACTCCCTCACGTGCCCTACACGTAAGTGatatataaaaaggaaaaaggagaAGTAAGCTTTGTGGGGAAGGGGTTAGTGGGATTGTGGGAGTGGGGATGGTTTGATTTTCAAGAAAAGGAGTGAAGAGTATGGGACTTTGTAAAGTGAAGTGCTGTCTGTGGGGCGTGGGGAAAAGAGTTAGGCATGGAATATCTAATTAGAGTTGGGTAGTACCTTTCATTGTCATGCAAATTGATTTGAGATGACAAGTATCGTTGTTGGGATAGAGATCACTTATTCAATGTTTCATCATGGTTTTGGAAAGTTCAATTGTTCTTTGTTACTATTAGTCTATTTCCAGCTACTATATTACTTTCCAAATGTGCAACCAATAAATTCCTGATACATCTCCCCTTCTATTTGTTCATCTCCAGAAAATATGGAAATTAGAGATGTTTCTTTCTTGCTTTCTACATTGCCAATGATAACTTTGTATAAGCATTCATATTTTAGGATGTAATTGAATTCATATGAGTGTGATCTAACGGCTAATGAGTAAATAAAAATGACGAGGGGAAACcaccataattttttttttaaaaaaaagagctCATAACACGTTGGCTTATATTAAAATCCTTTAATATAACAGTAATACTAGGAAAAACACCTCTTCGTGTTCTTAATTATAAAATGATTTCGTCTAAAAGCCCATCAAGATTAGGATTTGGGATTAGTTTTCTTCCTAAAATGGCAATATATGATTATGGAAAAGCCATGGAAGGAATGATTTGATTATGCGTGATAATTCAATTCTTAAAAAGTCATTGTCAAATGTCACGTACAAAACTATTTGTACATGTTAAATCATTTCTCTCATCGTGTAATAATGCATGTAACATTTGGGAATTAGGTGTAAATACACCATAATAGCCCGGCAAGTATTCTCAAGGGTCGACCTCTCCTAACGTTTAATAAGTTGTTATCATGACTATGATGATAACATCCCAGATTTTAGATAGAATCTCACATTGGCAAAACACAAGAGGGAtgttgggtatataagttaacaagccttagatTTTAGTGACGCGTTTTAGACccagagcggacaatatcactagcgggtGTTACAGATGGTATCAGAGTTACTCTTGTGTCAACCTTGCCGATGGTGGGTCAGAGTTCAATTGAATTTAGGCAACTCCCGGTTAGGCAGAACAAATCTCAGTGTTGACTCTAGGCAAATCTCATGCAGTGGGGGCAAACCTCAGCGATGATGTTGAGTCCATAAGGAGGGGTGTATGTAACACCCCAAACTTTAGACAGAGTCCGACATCGGCAAAATATAAAAGCAGAGGCGGACCTACGTTGATGGTTGATGGGTCAAGGGGACCCGATTAGCCTTGACAAAAcccctgtatatatatatatatctttgcATACAGCTGAGACCCCTTAAATATTTTTCGTGTGCACTTAGACAAAAATACATGAACTAGAGGGATGGTTTTGAGGGGGCGCTTAAGTTTCCAGCTTTGCCGGAAGTCGTGGGTTCAAAACCCATGTTCACCACTTTCTCTTGCTTCACTTTTTTACTTTTATCTTTTTTTGTCAATTatagtttagttttaatatatgATAGTCAACttacttaattttattatttttcaaatcttTCCCTTAAAATTAAAAGCCTCAAATTGCAATTTATCGCGCTTCAGAAGTAGAAAAATGCTAATcctaatttagttttaatatatgACAGTCAACTTACttaattttattctttttcaaatCCTTTCCTTAAAATTAAAAGTCTCAAATTACAATTTATCGCTCTTCAGAAGTAGAAAAATGCAAATCctagtttagttttaatatataaTAGTCAACTTACTTAATTTTATTCCTTTACAAATCCCTCCCTTAAATTAAAAGCCTCAAATCCAATTTATTGTGCTTCAGAAGTAGAAAATTGCAAATCCTTCTTCCACAACTTTCTTCAACAATCACTTTGACAAAGTAACGGATATTCGTCAATTCTGACTCAGCAATGACAACTAATTAAGAGTTTGAGGTTTTTTCTTCAGTTTTTTAATTATTAGCACACCATTAATCTTGATTTGTTTAGtaagtttttttatatataatttttgaagtttgaacaccCTTTTGATCATAGACCCTTTTTTTAATTGAGAAAAAGCTAGAAATTTTAAAGTTTGAAACAATCTTAAATCAAATATCTTCCCCTTCTGTAGCACCTATTTTGCGAAAAAATCTCTCTCTTTGTTCTATGATTTCTATTTCTTTAGAATTTCTTTTTATTTGTACTTGGATGATAAGTCATCATAATCATTGAGTTTTCAAAGAGTTGCCAGCCAAATTTTATCGCTAGTAATTAGCATATAATGGTGCCCCCGTCGTGCTCAAACTCTGGGTCCGCCTCTGCATAAGAGGAtgttgggtatataagttaacaagacTTAGATCATAGTGACGCGTTTTAAAACTGTGCGATCTTAGGCCCAGAACGGATAATATCAGTAGTAGGCTGGGTTGTTACGGTTACTATCCCAAAGTAGACTATATATATCAACCAAAATCTTTCTATATAAACACATTTAGCAATTCAAATAATTAATTAGGTTCATATTATGTAAACTCATTTTTTTAATTAGTTATGCATTTTCTACATTCAATCATTTACGTTAAAGCTATTTTACTTATTGGTGTATTTGATATCTCGAATCCGTTACTAACTTAAGCATTATTCTGATTTTGGAGCCTCTGTCTTCTATTCTTGAAGAAGTTGCTATCCTACTGTAATAAATGGTCATCTTAATTTCTTTCACTTTAATTTGTCACATCAGAATTTCACTTCACATTGCTGTGATCTGGATAGTCAAAGTTGTCCTCCAATGTAGGAAGCTTAGTTATCAAGTTAGCAACTGCTAATGAAACCAACTTAAAGAGTGATTTAACACCATGTTTGGTTCGTACCATATTGTCGTTTCTCTTTAAGGAACATGGAATGTGACCAATTAATGCAATGATCCTATAACAATTAGGCTAGCTGTTAGCTAATCAAGCTCAAGCTTGTAAATATTTTTTTACCATTATAagtaaattgaaataaaaattaaCGAGATCATAGGCATGATACCTTTGTTGAGGCTTGAATGTCTTTTGAAGTACTAGCTATTTACTTATCAAAGGCTGTAAAAACAGCCTGCTCTACATTCAGACAAACCACACTGGCCCAAAAGCGATCTTCTTCTAGTTGCAGGACAAAATTTGATAGCCAATTATTGTCTTTAAATAATTACCAGCCCAATAATGATCATACACTTtgatttatgaaaaaaaaaactaatttaattgtttaaaatttTTAGTTGCTTAAAAGAAAATAGAACTATATAAGAGATCAATACTTCAATATTGAAAATATATTTCAATATTTTAAGCCCTTTTTATCTTAATTAATAGTGAAGGTACTAGCTGCAGTTTAATTAAAACATACACGCACATACAAAATTCCTAAATAGGACATCTCACTACGTACCTCAGCCAACATCGCTCTAATAGTAGCAACAAGTAATTTAGACAGACTTATATGCTCCATTAGTTAAAGAATTTTTACATCATCAATATATTTTTATCGGTTATGATAGGTTATTTGCTAGTATGCATGTTTTTAggtttaaaaattattaaagaatattataataccaattgataaaaaGTTAAACTCGATGCAGATTAGAGCCCAATTAGTCAGACTTAAGCAAGCAAGTACACGCAAATCCCAACAATTTTATCACGACCTGAATTTTCCACCGTCGGACCGTGATGGCGTCTAACATTGTACTCGCTAGACAAGTCAACGTTACAGAATATTTctcctttttcctttatcttttaataattaaaaCTTAACAAAAGTAAATCAGCGGAAATAAATACGAAAAATCACAATTTAAAAGATTATCTTTATGCTAATAACGAAACCGTAATAAATTCCAttcagaaactggtgtcacaactcacgaactgtctacgaatactacaagtaatggtttgaaaaaaaatatatacatttgTTTCGGTGGAAAAGTAAAAACAGAATGCagt contains:
- the LOC104210991 gene encoding uncharacterized protein, whose product is MEEKKKSRQLNPPSIFNISLSMEENSTKINAIPTEQPLHNPMASHSLMSTIVTLYALILLYFPTTTAFSPVLISTSLLLLSLLKLGAAQRAKKPESKDPSLQVSRDFAYHDDCTSCEKDCVFDPEPKPNRDPDPIRFHDNCFVESNVGSNCEKDSVFDPEPKPDRDSDCFVESSMDAVCGKDSVYDPEPRPFCGDSFVEWNVRAPLEVIYEAYEGEEEECTEEKREEELRVIQRYASLSLYYPETDTDSSSDGDSPVIGNWDSRENLYFRWDEEEDREELIEIELDFCRRNSEVEEENLIEIDLTPANLPVGLFCN